Sequence from the Sander lucioperca isolate FBNREF2018 chromosome 16, SLUC_FBN_1.2, whole genome shotgun sequence genome:
GTAATTACTAGATGACGTTGCAAATGAGGGCCGCCTCTCAATGATCTTtcgaggataaataaaggttgaatgaatgaatgaaaaatacatttgtgcATCAAACAATATAGTACACAGTAAAGTAGTCTGGTAGCCTACgtacctctctgtctctccctcccgtGGGTGATCCTGAAGATCCTCCTCATCTTCATCCTCGGCTCTCCGCTGTCTCGCCCTCGGCCCTTCTTCTTTGAGCCCTGCTCCACAGACGAATCgtcgtcttcctcctcctcctcctcttcctccacgtACTCGTCCTCGGTGTAGTATTTATCCTCCTCCAGGTGAAACTCCTGCTTCACTGCAGCCGTGAAAAGAAGAGCGGAAATTAACTTTACATCTTTATCATGCATCAAGAAAGTCCCAAAAAGTTTTttaattggtccagtattaagcaagacaaGCTGCAACGTAACGTTTAATGGGCACTTGCGTACCTTCAATttatgtccactaaaagtgctcgttttgccactgacatgctctgattattattctaagtgtctgacaacattatggaaaggatccttaCAGAGGTCGAcccttttgttaaagagtaagaccTTTTTTGTTTAATGTGAAACTGAAAAATCGatatcgccaaacccaccagactccattcaaaTAAACAGTACTTTTGTTGTCTTAAAACActtcaaaagccgtcttggttcgtctttccactgttccaacaatcaccacctgaaataaacccttaattcacccatttacatgtggaaatatgctgcctCTACACACGcttaaagtattgtttatttacatggagtctggtgggtttggcgatggtgatttcggggctgtttcatgttaaacaaaaaggatcttactctttaacaaaaaggtctatctctctagcgatcctttccataatgttgtcagacacttaaaataaaaatctgagcagcagcggtctgctcaatactggactactttcaaaaatgttgttcccattagtcacttagacacaaaaacatggggaaaTAGGGTGAGGGTCCAGTTTGAAAAAGTTATCCTTACCTTAATATGCATGTTCCAATGTCGAAGTTTAACATTTCTAACACATTAAAGTGCAGCAATTTGCTCACCAGGGACGGCAGTGCTGCGACGGGTCCGAGGTCCTGGTCCCTGCAGGCGTTTGAGGGTCATCCCAGACCTGGTCGTCatgggggagggaggagagggagagctggCAGGCTGGACCTTCACACCACGCTGGGAGTCTCCACACCACTCTGTCACTGCACGGGATTAGAATAATACTGTCCAGGTCCAGGAAAACAAGCAAAGACCCAAAAATAGGATAACAAACTAAATACACATTTGATTTTTGGGGATTAAGGAAAACTGATGGGCAAATGTTTGGTAGCCttaaaagggacagttcaccccaaatcaaaaatacatattttcccTCTTACCTGTAGCACTATTTATCAATGTAGATTGTTTTGATGTGAGTTGCCTCTCTCTGATATAATGAAACTAGATGACACTCGGCTTGTGGTGCTTAAAGCGCCAAAAgctacatttgaaaaactcaacagcataGTCTCTTTTCAGAAATCATGACCCTGTTactcaagataatccacagacctggttgtgagcagttttATGTActgtaggaactattttctttttaccGAACTACACCCGCCAACCGTATCACCATGCAGAAGGAATCATGGACGAGATTTTGGGGTAAACTGTCATCCAAACATAATCCACATACTTTCCTCGCTTCCTTAAccccaaatttttttttttgaatttctactttttctttttaaatttccCCTTAGTCTTTCTTAGAGTaagttctgttttattgtgtgtcTTTTGAGTGGGACATTGGTACACAAATCTGAAGACTTTCACATCATATCTGAAGTCCAGACAAAGTGTATGTTGTAAATTCTTATTTTAAAGcaacagtgtgtagtttctgtctcccccgtgaggaattctaaataatgacaacaaaactgttggtgtgtccacatgacacaagcctcccgtgatcgcgcacgcgcCCCCAACCTccccacacagttgctagtagccaaagagaacacggaggattaaaaaaacatgatggactcttcagaagaggtcattatcttcactcgagcttctgcgctggaaagtcaccggacgacacaatcttctgaacatagtcatactgagaaatccagagagagttgtgtggagctgatagtcttaattagctttgtagcaactcatttggcaatggcttgaatgtaacagacgttcattaatattaaaaagttaCGCATTAAAGCTATAACTCTACTGACCTCTGACATTTCTAGTGCACTAAAAGGCTGCTTCTGGAACTCTACTAGAGTATTTTAAGCTCCTAAATGTCACTTCATGTTGTTTGACGGCTGTAGTTATTAGTGACTTAGCAGagaaatattttacattattatttaacACCTGCATTCATACAATATGAAGCATTCTTATAATTCAAATGACCGAATAGTGTAATTCATAAAAAGGTTAGACCACCTGCCATTAACATACTCATTTTAGTGCATTAATAATATAACACTTTAAAATGAGACTATTGATACTTAATTACTTTCACTGCTAAAGCTTTACTGAAATAGACATTCTAAATGCATGAATAGTTTAAATATAGTACTAGTTTAACACGGTTATAatcttttgttgattttaataAAGGATGtgaataattattttaaattcagtttttgtATGTTGTCTTCATATTGTAGCTATGTTTAATGTACAGATATTAATTCAATTTCATCCTCGCTCATCTATTATTGCGCTGTGGCAGAAATTAATCCAGTACATTAAACACATACACTTCATGTAAATCTTTTTAAGCATGCATTATGTTGCTTTGGAGAAATCCATAATCATAGAAAGTTTCATGCCTTTTTCCCTTCACTTGTTGAtttagatgattttttttatttttatttcctcGTTAACAAACTAAATACGACAGACGTGTTTCCCGGCTGCTCACCCTCCGGGCCCCTCATGCTCACGATGAAGCGGTCCAGCTGACAGCGCAGGAAGTTGCgttcctcctccagctcctcgaTGCGCTTCTGCAGCCAGGCGTTCTTCTCCAGAGTGACGTACAGGTGCGCTCGCAGGTTCGACACCAGGATGAAAGGGCTGTACTGGGAGTGAGGAGGCTCCTGCACCACGGGCTCTGCAGGGGGAGGAGATCAGAGATGTTGGAGGTTTTCTTCCAAACCTCAGTTACGGCTTCAACAGAGTACCACAATGTCACAGCATCGTCATGTTGTTCTTATATGATTCCaccaagggtgtaactttggatTTGACAttggggggggttgagatctgaAATTTTGACCgtcaaacactttattttttgcattttggtGAAATTTTCTGCAAAACTTTGTGccttttctgaatcaatttatggtgcaaatgtctttatttatgtaaaggaaattataatgcCTTTTTGGGTTTGGTtgcactgcccccccccccatgcccCCTGTAAAGTACGCCTATGGATTCCACTGAAAGAAATCGACACTGAGTACATCTAGCAGAAAAACCAGCAGATAAAATTAACATTTGGAGGTTGTTTCTGGTTTGACTCTCTCGTGTTGGACAGCAGTGAACATACGCTAAGCTGCATGCTCAAATGGTGTGGGAGGGGGGGCAAAACAAGGAAGACACAAGGTGGAGGAGAGAATGAaaaccggggggggggggggaagaagagaaaaaacagaTGCAGcaatgtttttgattttgaaaacTGTGCTATCTGAGTACTTTAACGTTCCCAATATTCCTAATAACACTCTTCAAAGTTAGATAAAATACAGTTTATGTAAAGGAAGTAGGTTTGCGAACCTTTACATTTCGACTTCAATGGATTTCTGTAGGTTTTAACACGCCTATCAAAGCAGGTTAACTATCTCAATAACTATTTCCACTTAAAGACACAACCCATTTAATCACACACAACATCTGTCGCACACAGCGTGAAAACCGTGACCTGCAGAAAACTATCATAGTATGTTACTGCTACATTATAAAACGGGTCCAAACTAGGAAAGTAGTGGTCATGTGTAGTAGACGTGGCGTACCGTCAATATGCTGATATACAGGAGGCCTCTCATTACTTTCATCcagagggaaagagacttcGTAGGCATCCAGGTAcaaacctcctcctcctcctgatgTGGACTGGGGCATGTAGTGccctgacaaacacacacacacacacacacacacacacacacacaaaaacagaacattaGCAAGTTAAGTCTACCACAACTaatatatctgtatcagtgtcaagtttttcctcgccactgtcgcatcAAATGTAACTCCCTTTATGAATTGATTTAACTCTTTAAAACATTTCCCACAGTGTTTTAGAGCATGAAACAAATTCCACCTGCTCTACTATCTTTACACAGCATGTCTTTAATGAGTCTGTCTATTGTTTAGGCTAAAATTAAATTAGTCATAAGGCAAGATGGGTCAGGACTCAGGATCTACACAACCCTATAACATGCCCAAACATGAGCAGAAAAGAAGGCCATCACAATTCCCCAGAACCCAAGctgacgtcttcaaatgtcttgttttgttcttcCAGCAGTCTGAACCCTAAAGATTGTCAGTTTGCAATAACATAAAACAGAGTAAAGAAGAAAACCCTCACATTTAAGACACGGGGAACAGAGAATGTTTAGCATTTCAGCTTTATAAAATCAATGATTTGAACAATAAATCAATATCTAAAGTGTTGTAGATGAATTACTGTTGACTGACTGATTGTTTCAGCTCTTATAATAAAGTTCAAACGTATTTGGGTTATTCATAGTGCTTGTGCtttatataaaatacaaaaacacaataaaagatAGATAACAGAATATATGCTATATAGTGAATATAGGCTAAaatataaaagtataaaaaatattttaaaaaagaaagagatatatatatatatatatatatatatagactaaacaatgccaaaaataaaaaagtattattttgttttttaacaacaAAATGCGTggaaataaaccaataaaaaaaaaacatcagtaaaATAGTCATAACATAGAAAAAAAGATGTTCAGCATATACTACTAAATGAGATATTAGGGCATAAAAACGTGGCCTAAAACGGATCAGCTTATCAATAATAATGACTTTTAAAAGGCAGTTTAGAGCCAGAAAGTGATTTGTTGTGGCTGAACTGCAGAAAAGCACCACAACTTTTCTAAAAAGgtatattattttaaaaaaaaaaaaaagaacgaaGAAGTCAAGTCCATGAACTAGACGTTGCATTAAGCTAATTAGTACATGTATAAGTCATTTAAACGCAAACATGTGAATCTGAATGATTCAGTACGTTTGTAGCACAAGGTGGATACGCCATTTAGCCTAAATGTTGCAGTTACCTGGCGGGTGTGTATCGTCTCTGTTGGTTTGAGGATTCATGACTGAAAGCTCCGTCAGGTGAGCGCTACTGATGAGTAATAACTCAAATAATGTGATACACTTGTTATTATTAGTCTTCAGCAGGTCTGTGTGCAGTTATACTTCTGTAATACAGCCTGAAAACGACCCGCAGCTGCTGCTCTACGGCCGCGCGAGCTGCAATTACCTGATTATAAGTGGCTTCAACAGGTGTACCACGCTCTGGTATGCACATGCGCACAACGATGGTGTTCCTTCGCtctagaaaaaaaacttttatgtTCTGCCCAAAACGACTTTTAACTTGTTTTCTGACTCCCCCCCCAGACGGAAGTGTGTGTAGCTGTTGTTCATGACAAGGTCGGAGGGATGAAAGGATTGGGACGGGTCCAAACTCAGACCGGAAACGTGTCACCTTAGGGGCGGGGCGCAGGTAGGCTAGGTGGAGAATCTTCTATCCGAGAAGGTAAACGCGGAAGCAAAGGAAAACTGAACGAGAGaaatttcagaaaataacaGATAGATAAGGATTTCATGCTGCTGGACgaacaataaaaacaagtgaGTTAAAGCAGAAGTAGGCCTGTTGACGGtgtgaaattaaatgtttagtTTAATTTGATTGCAGAATGAAGTCAGTCTTTGTCAGAACTGAAAGGCTCTCTGCTGTTATTGAGTTCATGAagcaaaatgagaaaaaaacccTTTAGGTTATTCATTATTTGTACAATAAAATCAAGATAGAATTTTGTTTAGTTGTTTACAAAAACTTACAGACATAATAACGTCCTGATAGAATCATATTATACCTAAAAAAACAGAATCCCATCAGTGTTGATAGCTGGTAGGTGGCTAATATTGACTAAATATTGATCTGACAATTAGTCAGACATCCTATGttacttacttaagtaaaagtatgtaggcCTAATCAGGAAACTGTACTAAAAGTAGACAAATGGCCCATGTGACTGTTATACTATTACATATTAGCCTATATATCATTATAACAAAGGCATTCATGTAAAAGCATGATTTTTACTGTTGCAGCTGGTTGAGGTGAGCTAACGTTTAACCATTACGTAGCTAATGATtcttttctgctgatattttctccaataattgattgattgtttgttaaagaaataccaacaaCGACTGTAAGGAAAGCCAGAAAATCCTCGCATTTAAGAAGCTGCAACCATGACatgttttgcataaaaaatgacttaaaacaTCAAAATGGTTGCCAATCAATGTTATTGAACTAGTGTGTTCTGCTGAAATATGACATTATCATGCAAACTTTGTGTTTCTCTGATCAGGGTGAAGACATACATATGATGGAAACTAAAAACACTTAGAAGCATCTATCGAAGTCAGGATGAGGCAGATTGAATTGAAATATTGGCACATTTAAGTGTTTTGATAAGCTAATAtcagcctatatatatatatatatatatatatatatatatatatatatatatatatataattttcatgttttttgtgtCTGCTGATGTTCAGGTAATAAGTTTCTTActtttctccttccctctcccaCAGTTTGATGATGGGCCTGTGTGACGGCCTCTCCCACTGTAAACTGGCCCTGGCCTTTGCTGTGTTGATGGACTTACTGGGAGGAACTGCTCTGCTGCTGGGAGTCTTCGCCCCCATGGAGATCAAAGGACAAGACTTTGGAGACTTACTGGTCTATAGTGGTATGATATAACGGATCAACATTAGTGGCAGCATGATGTGAAATAGAAATGATGAGTTGCAAATGCGTAAAGTAGAAAACAGAGATAAAAGTAGAAAAGAGGAAGTTGATAAAAGTAGAAAACagagataaaagtaaaaaagatgACCGTGTTCCATAGTTGGAGGATGAGTTGTGCTCTCATTTATGTTTATCTGATTGACTCATGGTTACTAAAGTGTGATTGTtcattcacagacatttttctgAGTAGCTTTGTTTGTTCTAgtgtttaaatttaaaatgttaaaaagctaaatgtattttttttttaaagacataaaacaaacaatgcatgaatgaatatatactgtatgtatacacattttgtttttgggtTTCACACCTTAACAATAACATTGCAGCAACAGGTTtgcgtaaacaaacaaggaatttgactccggttaatctttgctctcaaagtacaacactcacttaacatataaagaataaaaacagaaaggacattaagaaatataaaaaaaaataaaatactgttaagtatgcagtataacaatacaatagaatttacacatttacaaaaaatatacaataacaatttgaagagagggaaggaatagtgcaatatgagtatagtctgagatttaagatttaaatataaatatagtgcaaggcagttcagtgcaatgggtacagtatacccactacaatacatcagactacaccactgtgcaGATGCAACATGATAATATTTCTGCGTGACCGTGTGACGTTCTCCAACTGTCTGTGTAGTGATGTATAAATCCTGACGAGTGATCTGTGTGCAGGAGCTCTGTTCATGCTGATGTCTCTGGCCGGATGGGTGCTGTGGTACAGCGGAAACATCGAGGGTCTGACGTCCAAGAGTGAACTCGGACACATCGGCAGCGCCGTCGACCGGCTGGCTCGAAACCTGAGCCGCAAGATCCGCACGTACAGGGCCAACACTTATTCGTGAACGGGTCGGTACCCGGCGCTGAGACACGCAACAGGAAGTCTGAATGCATTTCAGTTTAAAAGTCTTCTGATGCCTGTGTTTGTCGGTATTCACACGAGATACCGACACTGAATCAAACTCTTCCTGTCTTAGTGTTACAAGCATGTCGGAAACATTTTAATTCCAAATGTGCACCTGGTTCTGTTACATAGTTGTGCtattgatgttttattatgattatcatttttttatatagtatatatattcaGTATAGCAGTGGCAGCTTTCAATAAAAGCCATTTGTAAACATTATAAAtgtctaaatgtttttattattttttcaacgACCAAGTGTAATGTAATGGAAATAGACTTTAAAAAATagacaatgttttattgttattattattagcattagcattttaTGGAATTATATAAAAGAGTAACATATTATTACtggtaaaacatgaaaaaaaaaaacataaatcatgAAAAATAGACAATATTGATATACCGGTATAAGTAGATATACTCTGGATCAACAGAacattttcaggataattgcctgacatccctcaccttcctctctctgtatgttgctgttctcaaactgtgagctagcaagctacacgctgaaaatggaaGTCTGCAACATTTTGCAGACTTCCAAAAGCCATTTAGATTTGTTATATTGTAGTTTATATcgacgacattccacttccgggattgttcaggtgccgccacaAATTCCGCTTGATGTCCTTgatttcggccagatgtccgtcaccttcctctttctttgtgttggcgttctaaactctggtggatttctgaggactatggttaactgctcctcagatctctgcagggtaaatccagacagctagctagactatctgtccaatctgagttttctgttgcacgactaaaacaacctttgaacgtacacgttccaccaaaacaaattccttcgaggctgttttgcagaggctCTGTTTGGCgcctagcgccgcccaag
This genomic interval carries:
- the LOC116046372 gene encoding coiled-coil domain-containing protein 106-like, with product MNPQTNRDDTHPPGHYMPQSTSGGGGGLYLDAYEVSFPLDESNERPPVYQHIDEPVVQEPPHSQYSPFILVSNLRAHLYVTLEKNAWLQKRIEELEEERNFLRCQLDRFIVSMRGPEVTEWCGDSQRGVKVQPASSPSPPSPMTTRSGMTLKRLQGPGPRTRRSTAVPVKQEFHLEEDKYYTEDEYVEEEEEEEEDDDSSVEQGSKKKGRGRDSGEPRMKMRRIFRITHGRERQRVKDPEGVLIRYKKILTTYQRVRSMSRAFQIHGVDRNTMASTSPIAELLLVAEEKMVEVGEFEASKEKLLDYARRCYKTMDEATHAKVQSMKKTHKLLPISYRFRN
- the tmem238a gene encoding transmembrane protein 238a isoform X2, whose protein sequence is MMGLCDGLSHCKLALAFAVLMDLLGGTALLLGVFAPMEIKGQDFGDLLVYSGALFMLMSLAGWVLWYSGNIEGLTSKSELGHIGSAVDRLARNLSRKIRTYRANTYS
- the tmem238a gene encoding transmembrane protein 238a isoform X1: MMGLCDGLSHCKLALAFAVLMDLLGGTALLLGVFAPMEIKGQDFGDLLVYSGALFMLMSLAGWVLWYSGNIEGLTSKSELGHIGSAVDRLARNLSRKIRTYRANTYSGSLNAFQFKSLLMPVFVGIHTRYRH